caatcttagttgcagggggcacagcccaccatcccttgcaggagtagaaccagcaactttgtggtggagaggacacgctccaaccaactgagccatctggccaccctttttctggcttttttcactgagCAAATTAGttttagattcatccatgttgtgtgcttccttttcattgctgagtagtgttccattgtatgtactaTATACCagtatttgtttatctattcaccttttgatggacatttgagtcatttccagtttttggctattacaataaagctgctatgaacactctGTACAAGTCTTTTTATGGCcatatatttcctttcctcttgggTCAATACTAgaatggaatggctggatcaAGTCATAGGTGTATGTTTAGCTTCTAAAGAaactttcaaactgttttccaaaagggtgttatattttacattctcactagcaGTGTATAAGAGTTCAAGTTCCTCCACATTCTTCTTGTCTACACGTCGTatagtcagtctttttaattttagccattctaataggtgtgtagtggtatttcatcatggttttaatttccaattccctcatgattaatgatgttgagaatattttcatgttcttatttacCAACTATTGAAATCatttccacattaaaaaatttggattgtttgttttcttactgttaaaATTTGGGGAGTTCTTTAGATATTCCAGTTACaagtcttttgtcagatttatgctttgcaaatatttttctcctaggCTGTGacttatgttttcaatttttaatttaatttttatgaacatggatttattaatttgttatttaatggattatgcttttggtCTAGGAAATCTGCCTAACACAAAatttttcccctatgttttcttctagaagttttacagtgTTAAGTTTTGCACTTAGTTAATTTTCTTGTATGGTGTCAGGTATgaatttagttcatttaaaaataaattctttttttgcaCACTGATATGCGCTTATGCTAGTACCATTTGTTGAGAAAGGctattctttctccactgaattgcctttgtaaAAAATCAGTTGtagaggggtggctggttagctctgttggttaaaGCATGCTAATAGCACCAAGTGCTAATAACcttggtgctaataacaccaaggttaccagttcaatccccacatggccactgtgagctgcgccctccttaaaaaaaaaaaaagtcagtcgtaggagttctggtcaagatggcagagtaggtaaacactgttctcaccttctctcacgaccacatcaaaattacaactaaagtacaaaccaaccatcattgagaaccacttGAAACCTTGCTGATTCAaggccctacaactaaggacatacagaagaagccacctcaagacaggtaggaggggcagagacacagaatagtTTAGTCCCACACCCTTGTATCTCATTTGTGACTCTTAAACGttggagggatatctcggctgcagaggtctGCCCACCCCCTaaaggagcaagaggtcccagctccacaccaggttcctcagcccagggttccagggttctcagccaaggagagaaggccccataatttttggctgtgaaaaccagcagagattatggctgagtgagacagaggtcAGCTGGAGCCCCAAgaactcctcttaaagggacccgCATGGACTTACCAATGGAATCATtggctctgaactccagcactggggcagcagctggagaggcgacAGGTACATACagggggaactgagttgtctggcttagGACAAAGGctaaaggggcagctttctcccagactgAGGAGCTAtcggaagccattgtttctttgttgagccctcccacatCCAGTGTACAGATGTAGgtagccaccatatctgagtctccatcaagctggctgacaccattcattggccatgccctggtgattctaagacccagccccacccaactttcgggcacacccaaaCCTCTTcaagtggcttttttgtacaaaccaccTGCTCTGAATTTCTATGTTCAAATACTTTCTCATGATTTCGTATAGATTATCCAGATACCCCCAATATGCTCTTACTTGTATTCAGTAGCACACCAGCACAGCACAGACACACCCCATTTCCCAGCCCATGTCTGCCTGCCAGCTgatctgtctcctctctctctcacatacacacactccccTTTTTTGAGTGTCTTCCAAAACACCCTAATTTGCTATAAAGTGAGCCATAAAGAATTTActaacaatgaagaaaaatcacagcTGTCAGATATTCAAGAggaaatgagatttaaaataaattctagaacATGGTTATTTTGGGGGAGAAAGGGATTAGGACTGGGATGGGGACATATATGTTTTAACTAAAACACCTGAAGCAAATGCAACTATTAAGCTATGATAAagctgggtggtggttacatttttgtttgaaatatttgaaatcattacaaaataaaagtacTTACTGTGGAAGGGAAGATATAACATGGATGTGGTTAGAGCACAATAATTACTGTGAAAATAAGCAAGGTTTAcggagattttaattttaaaatctcattgaaaaattcaggaaaacacacacatggaTTGTTtcaaaagggattttaaaaactaattgtaAGGAATGTGAAGATTTATATGTAGAATGAATACtaatgaaaaaattcaacaagtaAACATTTCACTGAAATTagttaatatgtatttatatgttatacatatttattaatagttgGTATAACAGGACACTAATTTTCAAACTTTCagagtttataaagaaaaaatacagaatgatTTTAATAGACAAAGCACCCAATTCCTACTTATCTTCTTTCTTAGTGGAAAAAAAGTATATGATACACAATTGTCATAGCCTGTATGGATTACTCTTACAAACAACAttgacaaaactataaaaatctaaaCTTTAGAGTGTTAATGTTGCCAGCAGTCATGGATATGGCCAGctatataaattaaattcaatCTATACCCATCTAATCCTTTTCCACCCTTTCCTGGTATCATTCTGCTTTCATCATCCCCTTGCTGACTCCATCTCTAGTGCTGGGAAGTCCTCTGTATCCGTTCCTGTGCTAGTCTGTTGAGGTGAACCTGAAAACACCAGATTCCAAGAAGGGAGGGGATACCTGGCCTGCGGCCTCGACTCCTAccaaggaggtgggggtgggggggtggcgggggttGTAGTGGTGGTACTGAATGTCCTCCCAGTCTCCATTCACTCCTTTGCTTTAGGCCTGTTTTGCATCTTTAGGAGAATCAGAGGAGAGCAGGGGTGGACTGTGTGCCCTAAGATGACTGGAGCCAGGAAATCAGCCTGGCACTCCCCTGCCCCCTGGTGGTGCCCAGAGAACACAGGCAGGCCAGAGTAGGGTAGTACGGCGAAGGGCCCCTGGGGCACTAAATCTACAGCGGGGTGACGGGAGCCCACGTGAGCAAGAAGTGATTCTGTGCATTGGAACAGACTGGGGGGTCGCTGCGGTCAGCAGTTCGAGGTCTGATGACCAGTGAGCTAAGAGGAGCAGAGTGGAGGTTGGGAACAGCACATCCCATCACTGAAGGTCTCGATCtggccacattttttttttttttcaattttacaaatgatagcattaaagaaaatgtttatgacaACAATATCATAGAACTTTACTGCTTTATCACAAGTGTTTTCATGGTCTCTTCCTTCATTGACTTGAAACTTACAGCTTAGTGACggattttatttatcattatccCAAACAATAGCAATGTTATAGTTATGATCAACTAAGTGTAGCCGCATTTCTGCAGGGTCCTTGCTTGGGACCACCCCACAGGCTTCTCTGGGTAATGGAGGTGAGGGGGCTCCTCTGGTGGGTGTAGGTGGTAGAGCCCTGGGCTTGGCTACTCTGGGCTGTGAAAACCCTGTGGATTGTGAAATCCCAAGAGGATTCTACAGGCAGAAGGAGCCCACCCTGTCTCTATAGAAACAGTGCAAGAAGGCAGTGCTGGTGTACCTTCAACCAGGTACCCAAAGGAGCGTGATCGAGGGACTGAAGGATGACGTTTAAGGACCCCTTCTCGGCCCGCCTTCCCCAAGGTTCTGTACCCACTATACTGGAAACTTTATGAAAGAAATGTCTGGGAAGCTCTCCGCTGTCCCTTCACCCCAGAACCAGGTAAAAGAACTTAAATAATGGTCAGAGAAACCCTCATGGGAAACAGTTGCTGTCTGCTATTGCCCCAGCCTCTGGGCGGCACTGTTCCTTCTGAACACAAAACCATCAGGGGGCAGCCTGAGCCCACGATGAGTTACTTCCTCCACACAGCCACCTAGGAGCTTTCCCTTCAGGGTTTGGGCTGTGCCATGGATTGAAAGGATGCTATTGGGCTGGAAACGGGCAGGAGGAGTGGGGGTGGAAGTTGCTGGTATTTTGGGGAGTTGAGCAGGGCCTCTAGGGAACAATTCCTTCAAATTCAACACCGACCACAGTATTTGTTCTATAATAGTCAAATAATGGTCGCATGAAATTGACATAGGAAGAAACCCAAAGCAGAAGAGAAGCTCTAGGGGAAGAAAGTGTGTGAGCATGCAGCCGGGAGGCTATTCTGTGACTAGGTTGGGTCTGGAGCCCTTGCCACCGCCCAGAACTTCTTGGAACATCTATAATGTCTTCTTCTGTAGATGGAATCCTTGGAGGTCTGAGTGACCTCCCCACTTGGAGGGCAGTGACTGGAGGATGGGGGTATGTGTCCGGGCTGTGTGGGGTGCGAGAGGTGACTCCTAATGCGGCTGAGCAGGGCAGCACAAAGGCTGTGGGTTTCTTTCCCAGCCCTCGACTTGTAAGATGCCTCCAGGGGCAGGTACTGAGCCCACCCTGGCTGGGCCCGCTGAGCCCATCACTCTGAGGAGCACAGGCCAAGCCTGGCAGCTCCCCTACCCCAGGGCCACTCACATTTTTCACACAGGTAATCCATGTGCATGTAGTAAAGTGCCAGATTGCTCTTTATTGGACACCAGCGCCAGCCCCCTTCTCTCCGGGCACAGGGGCACGTGGGCAAGGGGCTCGGTCCCCCGGCCGGGATGCAGTGGAAGCCTGGCCCCATGACCACTCTTCTAGGGCCAGCGTCCTCCTCCATGTCTGGGGCTGCTTGCTCAGGTTTGTTCAAACTCCTGTTCACAGTAGCCTACACTGAGGGGCTGGGCCTGGACACCTCGCCTGCAGGACACGAAGAAACAGCGTGAGATGAGCCACTCAGAAGGGGGTCGGTCTTAGGCCCAGCAACAGCTTCACCACAACCGACAGTCTCCCCTTCCCCCGTTTCAGTGCGTCGCAAACTGTGACTATCCACCGAAGTTACCGGGGAATCTCACTTCCAGAGATTCTCACTTGGGGTGGGGCCATGTGTTGGCAAGAATCTACATTCTGAATGGGTAGCCCAGGTGATTTCGATATAGAGACACCCAGGAACTTTGGGGAGCACTGACCTATTTCTAACCTGCCTGTCTCTGTACCCCAGCCCCAAATACTCAGTCGCTTTAGAAAAGAGGTCGACGCCTGAGGGGTAGATGCCCAGTGCTCCTGGCCCACTGAGCCCCCCATTAATGGCTCTAAAAGGCTATAAATGCGGAGGCGGTGAGGGACCATCCACCTGTGCAGACAGGAAATCCCGTCCTTAGGTCTCAGCCTCACCTCTAGGCACATCTCCTGCATTATCCAGTGTGCTCACAGATGGTAAGGAGCTAGCTCCGAGGCGAGGCACCCAGTGAGTTACAGACAGCTGGGACCCTGAGCTGCACTGGGCTGCGTCCCTCAGGTCCTTGAGACTCAGGCAGTGGGAGAATCGTGGAAATGACCACCTTATATAGTTCTATCCCCAGCATGGGCACAAGTGTCACGAGAGCCCAGAAAAGCACGGCTATGGCTGAGTACAGACTCTGAAGTTGgacaggttcaaatcctggttctaaGCGACTTTGAGCatattacttaacttctctgtggtTCAGTTGCCTATCtctgaaatgaggaaaaaacTACCTATTATATAGAGTTGTGGTgaagattcaatgaaataatgcCTAAAGGGCTAAGCATAGTATTATTAGTATTCTTTTCCTGTCAGCAAGGGGTCCCGAGCCCCTCACCTTCCCACTTCCTTGGGAAGGCCCCACAGCCAACCTACCTCAGCAGCTCACAGCGGAAGTGTGACAAACGCTTAAAGGCAAAATCCAAATCAGTCACCCCCTTGTTGCTCCACAGCCTCTCGGCAACAGCCCCTGCTCTGGGCCTGGAGGAAAGGGGGCACACAGCAGGTTGGACCCGGGATTCCCTGCAAGGGCGTGGGACACCCACAGGCCACTGCCTCTTGCACAGGCTCAGGGCCAAGGGATATGATCAACCCCTGATTCAGGGTCACAGCCTGGCTGGAGGGCTCCCAGGGCCCTCAAGGACTCAGCTCCATCTTCATGAAAACGTGGACAGTGTCCCACTCTTCTCCTCTCCCACAGGCATGGGAAGCACAGTCTTGAAGGCAGCAGGCACTGTTCCTgacagcagcggcagcagcaggtGTCCTCAAAATGTCAgctccgcccccgcccccaggccAGGGGCGGCTACTGAGGAGACAGCCTGGGGGAGTCTTACTAGAGGAATCATGGACTTCAGGTTGGAGCCTGAGCAAGTCATCTGCACTCCCGGGGCCTCATTATTTGTGAAGTCAGGCTAACACCCTCTATCGTACATACCTGCTGGGTTGTTGGAGAAGTGTAGATGGAAGTCGGGTGGGAGATGAATGCCATACAAACAGAAGGATTACTACAAGGCCCCTTCTCTCTCAGGCCTGAAGGAGGGCACTAGTCTGGGGATGGCTAGATGGGATTGAGTCTGGAAGGGAGACCCCATGCCCACAAGCCCAACCCTGTCCACCCTCAGAAAACCCTTACCAGAGCCTGGGGACCAGGTTTGTGGTGTCCACATACTCTCCCCACATACAGGCCTCTCCACCAATCACCAGAGCCTTCTGCTCAGCACTCCCTGCAGGAAAACACGCAACAACAGACAACTCTAGGGCTTCCCTTCACGCCCCTTCTCCACAAATAGGTTGTTTCATCTCCTCACGTGAAATATTCAGCCCaggccctcctgcctcccccctgTGCGCTCGCCCAGCCTCCTTTGATCAGCATGGAAGCTCCCTGCTTTCACCTTCAAATTCTAGGGGATCCACCAGGTAATACACCTTCCAGTCCTGGCCGTAAGTTATGCGATTCAGGTACCAGGGGGCAGAGAGCAGGGCCCGGAAGCCAGCACTGGTGATCAGCGCCATCTCCTTCAGGTAGTTTACCGGTAACTCTTCTCGCCAAACCTGGATGATTGTGTCTGGCCGAACCTGTCACAAAGGTCAAAGGGCAGCAAAGGCACACAGCTGACAGGATTCCTGGAACACATTATCATGCAGGCGACCCAGGTCAAGGGCTGTGAATCCCCTCTGCTCTCCAGTAGCAAAGTAGCTCTCTGTGACTCCTGACCACTGAGCTCCTAGCCCGGTGCAGAGGTCAAGGGTTCCACAGGCCGTAGGAGAGCTCCCCGCTGCTTCGTCCCCCCGGCCTTCTGCAGCCCCCTTTGTCCACACTGAGATGTAATGCTGCTGGGAGCTAAGGGAGGCAAGCAGTGGAGCCCAGGAGACTTCCCGGGACCCCGCATGTCCAAGGCTCCAGATGTTTCTGAGGACGGGACAAGGTTCCTGCAGAGCCCCGGCATGTGGCAGGAACCAGGATCGTACTGGTCATTAGTGAAGGAGAAGGAAACCCTGCTCCCATCGACCTGCACGACCCGAGTCTATGACTCAGGAAGGAAAACCCAACTCACATGCGAGTCTCGGGAATCCCGAACTCCCTAGCAGCAGAAATGACTCCTGATCAGTGTGTAAGGAGGGGAGACAGAGAGGCTCCGACACCCACACGCAGACCTCTGCGACCTTTCTGAAGGGAAAGGACATGGGCCCAGGGCTCTGAACATGAGAGCCTAATGCAAACCGGGAGGCCCAGTCCGTACAGAGGCAGGAAGGGCTGGGGAACCAGCGGGGGGCACTGGGTGTGACgccccctctctctgcctctggcttACCTTTACTTTATTATCAAACACCTCCTGCCACACCACGTAGCCCTTGCCAAGGGCAGAGACGATGTTGAGGAGCCTGGAGGGTAAAGACAGGGTCTGCTCAGTTCAGACTGGCTCCAGGCCGTCGGTGCCCACAGGCCATTCCCCATTGAGCAGTGTCTTCCCCACTTGGGAACTGACCACTCCAAACCTGAAAATCCAGGGCTAAGGACCCTTTTCAAAGGGCCAGAGAGTGGTCAAGCAGGGCCTGGCCCTGGTATGGAAAGTGAGGACCCCCTAGGAGGTGACTCGAGGGACCCTGGCCaccccccttccttcctcacGTCTGGATGTAGTAGGACTCCAGCTGTTTGAAGTCATCACCAAAGCCTTTCTTCTTCATAAAGGCCTGGATATCGGGGTTGGacttcctgaatcccgagaaaatgAAGATTAATTCTTTCCACATCCTCATAGCCCAAAGCCAGGGGACCCACTCTGTAATACTAATTGGGGATTAGTCCCACCGCCTCCCACAACTTCCCTTTTCCACCTTGAAACACAATCAGCTGAGGATCTCAGGGGCCCCAGATATGGAAGGTGTGGCCTAACAAAGCTGTATGGAGAGGCCACTGACACAGGCTGAGAAAGTTGGAGCCCAGACCTGAAGAGCTTTAAGTTCAACTCTCAGAACACGCATGAACGTCTCTGGACTAGCCACGTGGCTCGGAGCCTGGCCCTGGGGCTGCGGCACGCTGGATCTGGCTTCTCTCTAACCCCCACCCGGGCATGTTCTGCGTTTCCCTTAATATTCATCCTTTATTCCAGCTGGATACGAGCATGGCCGCAGCTCCGTTGCCCCACAATGTATTTTGCTCACCTTTCTTCCTGGAATGTTTTCCCCTCCTCCATGTCTCAGAAAAGCCAACTATTTCCCCAGATCCAGCTCAAGTGCCCACTTCTTGAAGGAGCCCATCCACCTTTTCTGAGCTAAGTAGATCCGAAGGTTTGGATTTTACAGTTTAATACTAAGTGGCCTGTCATAGATCAGTCTCAAACTCATCTGTGTCGAGTCTTCCACCAGACTACTTTAAGCCTTTAAAAGCAAGAGATTATTTTTCCCTATTCTGGATTTTTCCAGACAATTCTGTGCCCAGAACTGGTTTTTCCATAAGTCACTTAAGGATATGACAAGAAGGGAGAGCCTGAATTCACAGCCTTGCCAAAATCAGGTAGGACCTCTCCGTAGCTGGAGCAAGGAAAGGCCCAAGACCTGAGTCATCTGCACGGAGACAGCTGCTCCCGGAGGGTGGCCCCTGAGGAGCACATTTGACAGGCAGCCTGTCGGGCGCTAACCTCTATTGCGAGTAAGCAGTTCATCAGGATGGGATGGGAAGGTGCAAGGGCTCGTACCAGCAGGTGAAATCCACCTCATCTCCTCCAAGGTGAAGATAAAAATCCGGGAAGACAGAGCTGACCTCCAGGAAGAACGAGCTCATGAACTCATAGGTGCTGTTGAGAATGGGATTCACTGGTCCAAAGGTGCCAGAGGGCTGAGACCCAGAGTAGCAAGGAGTCAGTAATCCAGAGACACCTAAGCCAGTAGAGAACCCCACGCAAGTATCACAAACACACAGACCCCATGCAGTCATACACACAGACAGTAAGGCGCTCAGAAACATTCCACGCACACAGGCAGAAACACGCTGGGATCACAGACATTGGACATCGTGAGGGTTTAATCAAAGAAACTCAAATACATCCTAATGGGAGACAGTCAGAGGCTGGGTTACAGCCCGACAACAGTCAGCACAGGCACTATTGCCCTGACACATGGCTTCCAGCAGGGGTCACCCTTGCTCCTAACGGCTGTTCTGCTCACCTTGCCTttgggcagagaagcagagagagccCCGTTCAGCCAAATTGGCACGATCTTTCTTCCACTCTAGGGCACAACACCCTACAAGAGCATCACTAAGACAAGGACATATGAAAAGAACTTGCCCATATTTTAATAGTAAGAAGTGGCCTCCTTCACCCAAAGTAAGTTCTGCCTATGTGAATTCCCAGGTGGAGGACGCCGATGGCCGGGGCATGGCACGTCCAGCGCCAATGCGCTAAAGCCCCACGGAGGGGGCTCAGGAGACTTCCTCCTACCTCTGACATGGTTTTACCTGGTCCCCAGGACAGAGTGTGGCCAGGAGTG
The nucleotide sequence above comes from Rhinolophus ferrumequinum isolate MPI-CBG mRhiFer1 chromosome 6, mRhiFer1_v1.p, whole genome shotgun sequence. Encoded proteins:
- the HEXA gene encoding beta-hexosaminidase subunit alpha encodes the protein MAGSGLWFSLLLAAAFAGRAVALWPWPQSIRTSNWFYTISPHSFQFKYHASSAAQPGCSVLDEAFQRYRGVLFGSEVWPGPARTGKQPMSEKTSLIVLVVTPGCEELPSLESVENYTLTVSDEQCFLLSATVWGALRGLETFSQLVWRSPEGTLFINKTEIEDFPRFPHRGLLLDTSRHYLPLPSILDTLDVMAYNKFNVFHWHLVDDPSFPYESFSFPELSRKGSYDPATHIYTAQDVKEVIEYARLRGIRVLAEFDTPGHTLSWGPGVSGLLTPCYSGSQPSGTFGPVNPILNSTYEFMSSFFLEVSSVFPDFYLHLGGDEVDFTCWKSNPDIQAFMKKKGFGDDFKQLESYYIQTLLNIVSALGKGYVVWQEVFDNKVKVRPDTIIQVWREELPVNYLKEMALITSAGFRALLSAPWYLNRITYGQDWKVYYLVDPLEFEGSAEQKALVIGGEACMWGEYVDTTNLVPRLWPRAGAVAERLWSNKGVTDLDFAFKRLSHFRCELLRRGVQAQPLSVGYCEQEFEQT